One Herbaspirillum rubrisubalbicans genomic window carries:
- a CDS encoding capsular biosynthesis protein gives MMIHALDFSHWKRSSLRRFLAPANVKFVNHIAQVPQRATLAVWGMRNVPAASARHLSVLRIEDGFLRSVGLGADLIRPVSWVVDRLGMHFDPSHPSELEMLLAQTVFSTPLLQRAAALRKRIVANRLTKYNIGGTGWQRPAHATRVILVPGQVQSDASLLFGAPGIKTNQELLRAVRHAHPSAHVIYKPHPDVLAGLRGSAREEVAASDLYDQLVTEACMAELLDQVDEVHCLTSLTGFEALLRDKPVSCYGLPFYAGWGLTTDMLAIPRRQRRLALDELVAAALILYPRYLDWERNRLVPPEEALEQLMTRRDQSAPGTPVWRKVFRLALRWHKGMT, from the coding sequence ATGATGATCCATGCGCTCGATTTCTCTCACTGGAAACGTTCGTCACTGCGACGCTTCCTGGCGCCGGCCAACGTCAAGTTCGTCAACCACATTGCGCAAGTCCCGCAACGCGCAACCTTGGCCGTATGGGGGATGCGCAATGTGCCCGCAGCTAGCGCGCGCCACTTGAGCGTGTTGCGTATCGAAGATGGCTTCTTGCGCTCGGTCGGTCTGGGCGCCGACCTGATCAGGCCAGTGTCCTGGGTAGTAGATCGTCTGGGGATGCATTTCGACCCAAGTCACCCTTCCGAACTGGAAATGCTGCTGGCACAGACCGTGTTTTCCACCCCACTGCTGCAGCGCGCTGCAGCTCTGCGCAAACGGATCGTAGCCAACCGGCTCACCAAGTACAACATCGGCGGAACCGGCTGGCAACGGCCGGCGCACGCCACGCGCGTCATTCTGGTTCCAGGCCAGGTGCAAAGCGATGCCTCGCTGTTGTTTGGTGCACCGGGCATCAAGACCAACCAGGAACTCCTGCGCGCGGTACGCCACGCCCATCCGAGCGCCCACGTGATCTACAAGCCGCATCCCGATGTGCTCGCCGGGCTGCGTGGCTCAGCCCGTGAAGAAGTGGCTGCCAGCGACCTTTACGATCAACTGGTCACCGAGGCCTGCATGGCCGAGTTGCTGGATCAGGTCGACGAGGTACACTGCCTGACCTCGCTGACCGGCTTCGAAGCCTTGCTGCGCGACAAACCCGTCAGTTGCTACGGATTGCCCTTCTACGCCGGCTGGGGCCTGACCACAGACATGCTTGCCATCCCCCGACGACAGCGGCGACTGGCCTTGGACGAACTGGTAGCGGCGGCATTGATTCTCTATCCGCGTTACCTGGATTGGGAACGAAATCGGCTGGTCCCCCCGGAAGAAGCACTGGAGCAGCTAATGACGCGGCGTGACCAGAGCGCTCCCGGCACCCCGGTCTGGCGCAAGGTCTTCCGGCTGGCACTGCGCTGGCACAAGGGCATGACGTGA
- a CDS encoding capsule biosynthesis protein, translating to MKRNFLMLQGPASPFFARLAQRLRQDGHHVHRIHFCAGDALHTGASSTVAFRGKPDTLPAFLAQQYARHHISDQLLFGDQRPLHRLAVEQARKAGVRNHVFEEGYFRPYWITLEREGVNACSLLPRDPRWYLATAARLPELPVPTTFNSPFSHRALHDITYHAAGAANPLLFPAYRNHAGITAATEYAAYVRRFSKLWLMRQREEHLLDQILASSQPRFVLPLQLNTDAQIQAHSTFAHMGQVIDLVMTSFARHAAPQAILVIKNHPLDPGCMDHARLVARCQERLGLDGRVYYLEQADLSTLLAGAAGMVTVNSTAGLVALQNKLPTHALSTAIYRLPGLTHMTTLDHFWQEPQPPDPLLFDAFRRCVLHTTQLNGGFHCAAGIAMAVEHAAHVVCAARSPLEELQ from the coding sequence GTGAAGCGCAACTTCCTGATGCTGCAGGGACCGGCGAGTCCATTCTTCGCCCGGCTGGCGCAGCGCCTGCGCCAAGATGGTCATCACGTCCACCGCATCCATTTCTGTGCGGGGGATGCCCTCCATACCGGTGCCAGCAGTACGGTCGCCTTTCGTGGCAAGCCAGACACGCTGCCGGCCTTCCTGGCGCAACAGTACGCACGCCATCACATCAGCGATCAACTGCTTTTCGGTGACCAGCGTCCCCTGCACCGCCTGGCCGTAGAACAGGCGCGCAAAGCCGGCGTGCGCAATCATGTCTTCGAAGAAGGCTACTTCCGCCCCTACTGGATTACGCTGGAACGCGAAGGCGTGAACGCCTGCTCACTGCTGCCGCGCGATCCACGCTGGTATCTCGCTACCGCCGCCAGGCTGCCGGAGTTGCCAGTACCGACCACCTTTAACTCGCCCTTCTCGCATCGCGCCCTGCATGACATCACCTATCACGCAGCCGGCGCGGCCAATCCGCTGCTATTCCCCGCGTACCGCAATCACGCCGGCATCACGGCAGCCACCGAATACGCTGCCTACGTGCGGCGCTTCAGCAAGCTGTGGCTGATGCGTCAACGCGAAGAACACCTGCTGGACCAAATCCTGGCATCGTCCCAACCGCGCTTCGTATTGCCTCTGCAACTCAATACCGATGCCCAGATCCAGGCTCATTCCACCTTCGCCCACATGGGGCAGGTAATCGACCTTGTCATGACCTCGTTTGCGCGACACGCTGCGCCACAAGCCATTCTGGTGATCAAGAATCACCCGCTGGATCCTGGCTGCATGGATCATGCGCGCTTGGTAGCGCGTTGCCAGGAACGATTGGGACTGGATGGGCGCGTGTATTACCTGGAACAAGCAGACCTATCCACTTTACTGGCGGGCGCAGCAGGGATGGTCACCGTCAACAGTACCGCGGGCTTGGTCGCGCTGCAAAACAAGCTGCCCACCCATGCCCTGAGTACGGCGATCTACCGACTGCCTGGCTTGACCCATATGACAACACTGGACCACTTCTGGCAAGAGCCCCAGCCCCCCGATCCGCTCCTGTTCGATGCATTTCGGCGCTGCGTGCTGCATACCACCCAGCTCAACGGTGGCTTTCATTGCGCAGCGGGTATCGCCATGGCGGTAGAACACGCGGCGCACGTGGTATGTGCAGCACGCTCACCGCTGGAGGAACTGCAATGA
- a CDS encoding SDR family NAD(P)-dependent oxidoreductase — protein sequence MKHPRRILITGATGAIGSALAIRYAAPGIHLLLQGRRSELLAGLQWQCLERGAAVETVTLDLCDRQELAAWLDQICQAPLPELVILNAGLNTHIGPRGEPEPWAQVEAVMEVNLRASIFIAQRLLPGMLARGYGQLALMSSLAACFGLPVTPAYCATKAGLKAYGQALRGWLSPRGIEVNVILPGYVNSPMCHDMPGPKPFLWSARRAAQYIQHGLARNRASISFPFPLNWGAWWLQILPTALSLRILGWLGYERHGH from the coding sequence ATGAAACATCCCCGACGCATTCTCATCACCGGGGCTACCGGCGCCATCGGTAGCGCACTGGCCATTCGGTATGCGGCACCCGGCATACACCTGCTGTTGCAGGGACGCCGGAGCGAACTGCTGGCGGGTCTGCAATGGCAGTGCCTTGAACGCGGCGCCGCAGTGGAAACGGTAACGCTCGACCTGTGCGACCGGCAGGAGCTGGCAGCCTGGCTGGACCAGATCTGCCAAGCGCCTCTTCCAGAACTGGTCATTCTCAATGCCGGCCTCAACACCCATATCGGACCGCGTGGCGAACCTGAACCATGGGCGCAGGTAGAGGCGGTGATGGAAGTCAACCTGAGAGCCAGCATCTTCATCGCCCAACGCCTGCTGCCCGGTATGCTCGCACGCGGGTATGGGCAACTGGCCCTGATGAGTTCGCTGGCCGCCTGCTTCGGGTTGCCGGTCACACCCGCTTATTGCGCCACCAAGGCTGGCCTGAAAGCCTACGGCCAAGCGCTGCGCGGCTGGCTCTCCCCGCGGGGAATTGAAGTCAACGTCATTCTTCCAGGCTATGTGAACTCCCCCATGTGTCACGACATGCCGGGACCCAAGCCTTTTCTTTGGAGCGCGCGCAGGGCGGCGCAGTATATCCAACACGGTCTGGCTCGCAACCGGGCCAGTATCAGCTTCCCCTTTCCGCTGAACTGGGGCGCCTGGTGGTTGCAGATACTACCGACGGCGTTATCGCTGCGCATTCTGGGTTGGCTAGGGTATGAACGCCATGGCCATTGA